The Streptomyces sp. NBC_00691 genome has a segment encoding these proteins:
- a CDS encoding sensor histidine kinase, translating to MRDAIKQSGRASLHLLSGAALAILCYLMVGVALFTAVLVVTVLGAGVLPESVLLLRRLAGWERRRTAARTGTPVPEAYLPLEGPLPARVRTAVTDPGTGRDLIWAAAQLFYGLGTWFASLVLWPPALLVDGVVAGLAGRPPVILPLIGRLADLEAEWSRALLTPTPSAARDAALAARVEELTATRAGAIAAHGAELRRIERDLHDGTQARLVALSMRIGLAKRAYDSDPVTARKLLDDAQTQTEEALAELRHVVRGIHPPILTDRGLTGAVRALAASSGLEVEVSVTGLADHAPGDDRPERPDAARASAPRAPAAVEAAAYFVVAEALTNAAKHSGATRASVALTREPAGLRARVADEGRGGAEARESGGSGLVGMRRRVAALDGTVRLTSPEGGPTVIEVELPCVW from the coding sequence ATGCGCGACGCGATCAAGCAATCCGGCCGGGCGTCGCTCCACCTCCTGAGCGGGGCCGCGCTCGCGATCCTCTGCTACCTGATGGTGGGCGTCGCCCTCTTCACGGCCGTCCTCGTCGTCACCGTCCTCGGCGCGGGCGTGCTCCCCGAGAGCGTGCTGCTGCTGCGCCGGCTGGCCGGCTGGGAGCGGCGCCGGACCGCCGCCCGGACCGGGACGCCCGTCCCGGAGGCGTATCTGCCGCTCGAAGGCCCCCTCCCCGCGCGCGTGCGGACCGCCGTCACGGACCCCGGCACGGGGCGGGACCTGATCTGGGCCGCCGCGCAGCTGTTCTACGGCCTGGGGACCTGGTTCGCCTCGCTGGTGCTGTGGCCGCCCGCGCTGCTGGTCGACGGCGTGGTGGCCGGGCTCGCGGGGCGGCCGCCGGTGATCCTGCCGCTGATCGGACGGCTCGCCGACCTGGAGGCCGAGTGGTCGCGCGCGCTGCTCACGCCGACCCCCTCGGCCGCGCGGGACGCCGCGCTCGCCGCCCGTGTCGAGGAGCTCACGGCCACCCGGGCCGGCGCGATCGCCGCGCACGGCGCCGAGCTGCGCCGGATCGAACGCGATCTGCACGACGGCACGCAGGCCCGTCTCGTGGCGCTCTCCATGCGGATCGGCCTGGCCAAGCGCGCGTACGACTCCGATCCCGTGACCGCGCGGAAGCTCCTCGACGACGCGCAGACGCAGACCGAGGAGGCGCTGGCCGAGCTGCGGCACGTGGTGCGCGGCATCCACCCGCCGATCCTCACCGACCGGGGCCTGACCGGCGCGGTACGGGCCCTCGCCGCGAGCAGCGGCCTGGAGGTGGAGGTGTCCGTGACGGGCCTGGCCGACCACGCCCCCGGCGACGACCGGCCGGAGCGGCCCGACGCCGCCCGCGCGAGTGCCCCCCGCGCCCCCGCCGCCGTCGAGGCCGCCGCCTACTTCGTGGTCGCCGAGGCCCTGACCAACGCCGCCAAGCACAGCGGCGCCACCCGCGCCTCCGTCGCCCTCACCCGCGAACCGGCCGGGCTCCGCGCGCGCGTGGCGGACGAGGGCCGGGGCGGCGCCGAGGCGCGCGAGAGCGGGGGCTCCGGGCTCGTCGGCATGCGCCGCAGGGTCGCCGCGCTCGACGGCACCGTACGACTGACCAGCCCCGAAGGGGGCCCGACCGTGATCGAAGTGGAGCTTCCGTGCGTGTGGTGA